DNA sequence from the Chamaesiphon minutus PCC 6605 genome:
GTTGACTCCATCAGTCATCCTTCCGCTCATCTCATAGTGGGAGATCCGATAGATGACCACTACGTCTGCACGTCCCCAAGTATCGATCCAAGTTCGATTGATAGCAGGAGTAAGTGTCGGATTTTGCTCTTTAATTAATTTCGTAACCCGTTCGATATCTTGCCGATCTGTCAGACGTTCAGCTCGACCATTCACCATTACACTGCGCCAATGCAGCGATCCGTGTACTTCTTCAACCTGTAAGCAAATTTCTGGATTTGCGTCCATGCCATAAGTTTTGATACCTTCAGTGGTAAATAAATAAATATCTGAATCTTCGAGATAATAATGCATTGGCATCGCGTAAGGTTTGCCTTCATAGATGAAGGCAAGATGTCCGTAGCCTACTTGATGGAGTAATTTGCGGCTATCTTTTAAACTCATTTCATCGATATTTAGCATAATTATTCTCTCTCAAGATTCAGTTGTCGATCCAGCCTCTGAAGCAAGAAAATCACCAATAAGTCGCATACATTTTAGGGAAATGAACTGCATATATTGTGAAAGTGAGAAGGTAGTAAAAAAAATGAAGCATTTACGGCAAAACTCATTTAAACGCTTTAACTAAAGCCTCAAACTGCACTCGCAGTGACTTATCATGAGGCGTTACGGGTGGGATCTGACGATCGATCCCCAAAAATTGATAAACTGCCATCTGCGCCACCCGCACGGAATATTCGACGGTAAACACAACATCATCAGGAATCTCGACAAACTGACTGATAAATGCGAGGTTCTTGGAGTGATGCGGGATTGGTACAGGTCGATCCGTGTGTAAACGCGGCATAAACATACTTGTGATATACGGCATTCGGCACGGAATACAGTTTGCTGATGCTACAGTGTCGAAATCAAAGCGGAGATGACCGCAGAGTTCTTGGAGAATTTCAGCACCATTGCACTCAGCCATCGGTTTGGGCACGAAATTACCCACTCGATCTGGAAATAGAGCATATCCCCAGAACACCTGCACGTCGGTAGGCTGATCGATAAAGTGGGGTTGATGGGCGATGACGATCGACATCAACCAGTTAGAATCTTTAAACGTCACCAGTCCGCCAGTTCCGGCTTCATTGCCGCTAAATTTGCACATCTTGTCAAAAAATGCCGGATTTTTGAGCGTGACGGTAAAAGATTCCCAACACGACTCAGCGATACTGCTATTGAAAGCAGCCGGATTTCCAAAATCTGAGTTTTCCGCAGCCAGCTTTTCCCACAGTGTCCAACTGGTGCAGTCCTGTTTAGTTAATTGTTTGGGGGCACTTGTCATCGAACCCAAACTTGAAGCATCAGTCATCGAGCCGTTTTGGAGAAAGACTAGATCGCCATTTTTAACGGCAATGGTTTTACTTTCACCGCCTTGCTGATAATGAATACCTGTGACTACTAACTTATTCGTGGCGATGTGTCGCTCCAGATCCGTCACCTTGCAATCTACATAAAAATGGACATTTTGCTTCGCCAGCCAACTCTGTAACGGACGCACCAATGAATCATACTGATTGTAGATAGTTCGCTTCACCCCTCCCAAGGTTTCAATTCGCGTGAACTCAAGCATAAAGCGATGTAAATACCGCTTAAATTCGATCGCACTATGCCACGGCTGAAAGGCAAAGGTAGTCGCCCACATATACCAGAATTCAGTCTCGAAAAATTCTGGGGATAACCAATCGGTAATGCAACTAGCACCCAACTCGGCTTCACTAGCCAGACTAAGTTCCAGTAATTCCTTACGATTTGGCATCGAAAAGCCCATCGAACTGACTGGGACTTTCGCCCGCCGAGTATCCACTAATCGTGCCATTGAATGAGACTTATGCAGCTCGTTAAACTCGATCGTTTCATCGAATACCGTTTTCCCTGCCAGAGTCAGGGAAGGAATCGACTTAAACAGATCCCAAGTACATTCGTAATTATCGGTCGTCAACATCCGTCCCCCCCGCAGCGAATAACCGTCTATGGGGTTCCCCGCTCCATCCAAACTTCCACCCACGATCGGATTGGTTTCGAGGATAAAAATATTTTCGCCAGGAAGTCCGCCGTCGCGAATCATGAAGGCAGCGGCAGATAGAGAACCAATTCCACCACCCAGTAAATATGCTTTAGATTCAGTCATGTCAATTAACTCTCCAAAAAGCTTGATTTAATCGTGTCTTAAATTTCACAACGGCTTCTATCTCGCTCGCTCTGAATTGTTGTCGCTCGATCTACGATTGAATCGGCTGAATATGAGGTGAATCATCTTCAGCGATGCCAATTAGTACGACCACTGCCAATTCAGAATCTCAGGCATATCTTCTCCATGTTTGATAATGTAATGCCTGTGTTCGATCAGTTTGTCGCGGAGAAGCTGTTGGGCGTGGGCACCGATCGATTGGAGCTGTGGGAGTCGAGCGATAACGTCCTGCGCGAGATGAAAGCGATCGAGATCGTTGAGCACCACCATATCGAAGGCTGTTGTTGTAGTTCCTTCTTCCTTGTACCCGTGTACATGCAGATTATGATGATTGGTGCGGTGACAGGTGAGGCGATGAATCAACCCAGGATAGCCATGATAGGCAAACACGATCGGCTTATCGCGGGTAAAGATGCTATCAAAATTTCGATCGCTCAAACCGTGGGGATTTACGCTCGAAGGCTGAAGCGTCATTAAGTCAACGACATTGACCACGCGAATTTTCAAATCGGGAAAGTGTTGACGCAAGAAATCAACCGCTGCTAAGGTTTCAAGCGTTGGCACGTCTCCAGCACAGGCCATTACCACATCGGGTTCGCTGCCTTTGTCATTACTCGCCCAGTCCCAAATTCCAATTCCAGCAGTACAGTGCTCGATGGCAGCATCCATGTCGAGCCACTGTAATTCTGGCTGCTTGCCAGCAATAATCAGATTCACATAATTACGACTCCGCAAACAGTGGTTAGTTACCGAGAGCAACGTATTGGCATCGGGTGGCAGATAAACGCGAATTACGCTTGCTTTCTTATTGACGATGTGATCGATAAAACCTGGATCTTGATGGGAAAAACCATTGTGATCCTGCCGCCAGACATGAGAAGTGAGTAGGTAGTTAAAAGAAGCGATCGATCGCCGCCAAGGAATGTCATGAGTGACTTTCAACCATTTAGCATGTTGATTGAACATCGAGTCGATGATGTGAATGAATGCTTCGTAACAGGAGAAGAAGCCGTGGCGACCCGTTAACAGATATCCCTCTAGCCAGCCCTGACACATGTGTTCGCTCAAAACTTCCATTACCCGACCATCTACTGCAATATGGTCGTCCGTCGGCAGGATTTCGGCAGTTGAGACGCGATTGGTCACTTCCAAAATCGCATTCCACCGATTTGAGTTATTTTCATCAGGACTCATCACTCGAAAATTGCGACTGTCCAGGTTTAGCTTCATCACATCCCGTAAGAACTCCCCCATGACGCGGGTTGGCTCTGCGGTAATCGTGCCTGGTTTGGGAACTTCAACCGCATAGTCCTGGAAGTTAGGGAGCTTCAGATCTTTGAGCAATAACCCGCCATTGGCATGAGGATTTGCCCCCATCCGGCGATCGCCCTTCGGCGCGAGTTCTGCCAAATCTTCCAGCAATTTCCCGCTGTCATCAAACAGTTCTTCTGGCTGGTAACTCTTCATCCAGTCTTCCAGCAGTTTGATATGCTCTGGCTTGCTAGCGAATTCGGTTAAAGGCACCTGATGAGCGCGAAACGTATTTTCAATCGGAATTCCATCCACAAATTTAGGCCCCGTCCATCCCTTGGGAGTTTTCAGTACAATCATCGGATGTCGGGGACGCTTTGAGCAGCCATTGATGCGGGCATCGTGTTGGATCGCGCGGATCTCATCAATGACGAGATCCAGCGTTGCTGCCATCTGTTGGTGCAAGATTTCGGGGTCGTCTCCCTCGATAAAATAAGGCTTGTAGCCATAGCCCATCAGTAGGCTTTCTAGTTCCTCTGGGTCGATCCGCGCCAATACCGTCGGATTGGCAATTTTATAGCCATTCAAATGCAGAATTGGCAGAACTGCACCATCGCGGGCTGGATTCAGAAACTTGTTGGAGTGCCAACTGGTTGCCAACGCTCCAGTTTCAGCTTCGCCATCGCCAACAACGCAGCAAACTAACAGATCGGGGTTGTCGAAGGCGGCACCATAGGCATGAAGTAGTGAGTAGCCTAGCTCCCCGCCCTCGTGGATCGAACCAGGTGTTTCAGGGGCAACGTGGCTGGGAATTCCGCCTGGAAATGAGAACTGTTTGAACAGCCGCTGCATCCCCTCGGTATCCTGAGAGATATTTGGATAAACCTCGCTGTAAGTCCCTTCCAGATAGGTGTTGGCAACGATCCCTGGCCCGCCATGACCTGGGCCGATGACATACATCACGTTCAAATCCCGCGCTTTAATGACCCGATTGAAATGAGCGTAGATAAAGTTAAGACCTGGAGTTGTGCCCCAATGTCCGAGCAGTCGCGGTTTGATGTGTTCGAGTTTGAGCGGTTCATGCAGAAGTGGATTGTCGAGGAGATAAATCTGACCGACTGAAAGATAGTTCGCAGCTCGCCAGTAAGCATGAATCTTTCGCAGTTCTTCTGTTGTTAAGGTTTTGGGCATGATGCGAGTGGCAATTGTCATGTTAGGT
Encoded proteins:
- a CDS encoding pyridoxamine 5'-phosphate oxidase family protein produces the protein MLNIDEMSLKDSRKLLHQVGYGHLAFIYEGKPYAMPMHYYLEDSDIYLFTTEGIKTYGMDANPEICLQVEEVHGSLHWRSVMVNGRAERLTDRQDIERVTKLIKEQNPTLTPAINRTWIDTWGRADVVVIYRISHYEMSGRMTDGVNSQQAIKIPREIHTSST
- a CDS encoding phosphoketolase family protein, whose translation is MTIATRIMPKTLTTEELRKIHAYWRAANYLSVGQIYLLDNPLLHEPLKLEHIKPRLLGHWGTTPGLNFIYAHFNRVIKARDLNVMYVIGPGHGGPGIVANTYLEGTYSEVYPNISQDTEGMQRLFKQFSFPGGIPSHVAPETPGSIHEGGELGYSLLHAYGAAFDNPDLLVCCVVGDGEAETGALATSWHSNKFLNPARDGAVLPILHLNGYKIANPTVLARIDPEELESLLMGYGYKPYFIEGDDPEILHQQMAATLDLVIDEIRAIQHDARINGCSKRPRHPMIVLKTPKGWTGPKFVDGIPIENTFRAHQVPLTEFASKPEHIKLLEDWMKSYQPEELFDDSGKLLEDLAELAPKGDRRMGANPHANGGLLLKDLKLPNFQDYAVEVPKPGTITAEPTRVMGEFLRDVMKLNLDSRNFRVMSPDENNSNRWNAILEVTNRVSTAEILPTDDHIAVDGRVMEVLSEHMCQGWLEGYLLTGRHGFFSCYEAFIHIIDSMFNQHAKWLKVTHDIPWRRSIASFNYLLTSHVWRQDHNGFSHQDPGFIDHIVNKKASVIRVYLPPDANTLLSVTNHCLRSRNYVNLIIAGKQPELQWLDMDAAIEHCTAGIGIWDWASNDKGSEPDVVMACAGDVPTLETLAAVDFLRQHFPDLKIRVVNVVDLMTLQPSSVNPHGLSDRNFDSIFTRDKPIVFAYHGYPGLIHRLTCHRTNHHNLHVHGYKEEGTTTTAFDMVVLNDLDRFHLAQDVIARLPQLQSIGAHAQQLLRDKLIEHRHYIIKHGEDMPEILNWQWSY
- a CDS encoding oleate hydratase, with amino-acid sequence MTESKAYLLGGGIGSLSAAAFMIRDGGLPGENIFILETNPIVGGSLDGAGNPIDGYSLRGGRMLTTDNYECTWDLFKSIPSLTLAGKTVFDETIEFNELHKSHSMARLVDTRRAKVPVSSMGFSMPNRKELLELSLASEAELGASCITDWLSPEFFETEFWYMWATTFAFQPWHSAIEFKRYLHRFMLEFTRIETLGGVKRTIYNQYDSLVRPLQSWLAKQNVHFYVDCKVTDLERHIATNKLVVTGIHYQQGGESKTIAVKNGDLVFLQNGSMTDASSLGSMTSAPKQLTKQDCTSWTLWEKLAAENSDFGNPAAFNSSIAESCWESFTVTLKNPAFFDKMCKFSGNEAGTGGLVTFKDSNWLMSIVIAHQPHFIDQPTDVQVFWGYALFPDRVGNFVPKPMAECNGAEILQELCGHLRFDFDTVASANCIPCRMPYITSMFMPRLHTDRPVPIPHHSKNLAFISQFVEIPDDVVFTVEYSVRVAQMAVYQFLGIDRQIPPVTPHDKSLRVQFEALVKAFK